Part of the Nicotiana sylvestris chromosome 5, ASM39365v2, whole genome shotgun sequence genome is shown below.
aaaagtagaaaaaaaagTAGTAACTCTGAATTGATCCTTATTTGTCAAGGTAAATAACCCAATATTCAACCAAGTGCGTCATTCAATCTTTTTGGAGCATGAATACCAATAGTGGCGGATGCTCGCTTACAGAAGCGGTTACATGCGACACCTCTTAGTTGGaaaattttactaaatatatgtattaatactaTACAAAAATGGATAAGTAAGAAAAAATGACACTACTTGAAATAAATTATGTCTTGGTGTGTTGGTTATATGTTTAATTTTGCTCTAGGAGGTCAAAGTTTCAAACCTCAACTAGCACATTTTCTTTCTCAAATATTTGAGAGagcgacaacaacaacaacaacaacaacaacaacaacaacaacaacccagtaaaatcccacaagtggggtctggggagggtagtatgcacgcagaccttatccctaccccgaaggagtagagaggctgtttccgaaagaccctcggctcaagataataagaaaaacaaaaaggagagaatattagtttcaccacagagatcataggaaaaataggaacataaaaTGCAGAAGGAAAAATGCAAAACAAAAATGATGGCTAGTAAATAGGTCCTGCACCGAAAAGAGAAAATAGTAAGACACGACAATGCCCCTAGCTATTTCAGCAAAAACCCTACCAGACTAGGCTCACAACAGTACAAGGTAACACAAGACTCAgctacctcctagcctacaaccgtaatactcgacctccataacTTCTTAtaaagtgtcatgtcctcggaaatctgaagcatcgtcatatcctgcctgatcacttctccccaatacttcttaggccgccctctacctcttctcgtgccctccacaaccagtcgctcacacctccttactggagtatctgggcttctcctctgtacatgtccgaaccatctgagcctcgcttcccacatcttgtcatcaatgggagccacgtgcaccttctcctgaatatcatcatttctaatcttgtccatcctagtgtgcccgcacatctacctcaacatcctcatttctgctactttcatcttttggatatgtgagttcttaacatgCCAACACTCAGCCTCATACATTCCGACCACTTCATAGAACTTTCCTTTGATTATCgttggcactctcttgtcacacaaaactccagatgctaacctccacttcatctatCCTACCCCAATATGGTGTgcgacatcctcatcgatctcccATACCCCGTGGATAACTgaaccaaggtacttgaagctgcctctacttgggataacctgtgattcaagcctcacatccacgcccactTTCCCCGGTTCAatgctgaacttacactccaggtattccgtcttcgttctgctcagtttgaaatctttagactcaagaatctgtCTCCAAACTTTTAGTCTCTTGTTAACACCGGCTCgtgactcatcaatcagaactatatcatcagcAAATACCATgtaccatggcacctccccttgaatatggtttgttaatgcatccatcaccagggcgaatAAGAACGAACTGAGCGCAGAGCCTTGGTGTAATCCCATTTCAACCGGAaaatgttcagagtcgcctcctactgtcctaactcgAGTCTTAGCCCCATCATAAATGTCCCTAATCGCCATAACATAGGGAACCGACACACCTTTTGTCTCCAAGCATCTCtagagaacttctctaggaactttgtcatatgctttctctaggtcaataaacatcatgtgcagatccttctttctctctgtacagttccaccaacctcctaacaaggtgtatagcttctATGGTAGAACGACCCGGCATAAACCTGAACTGGTTGTCGGATACAGACACTGTCATCCTAACCCTCGCTTCAATGACCCTCTCCCATACTTTCATGGTATGATTcagtaatttaatacccctataattgttacaactttggatatcacctttgttcttatataATGGAACCACCGTACTCCACATCCACTCATACGACATCCTCTtcgccttaaaaataacattaaacaacctagtcaaccactccaaacctgctctccttacacacttccaaaattccaccaGATTCTCGTCTAGCCTGGTTGctctgcccctactcatcttacgcatagcccccACAACCTCCTCAACCTCGATACGCCTACAGTGCCCGAAGTCAAGGTGACTCTCGGAATGCTCCAATTCGCCTagcacaatatcctgatcccctttttcattcagaagtttatggaagtaagtctgccatctcctcttaacTGGGCATCTTCCATCAGTATCCTACCATCTTCGTCCTTGATGCAtatcacttggtccaaatcccgagccttcctctctctcaacttggccagccggaataacttcttctccccgccctTTTCCCCTAGTTCATCGTACATACGACCATAAGTCGCAGTCTTAGCCTCCGCGACTAACATATTTGAGAGAGCCTTTGTGGTAAAAAAATTGCGATGAAGTGGAATGGAACTCAGAATCTTTTCTAACTTAAGACTCGACAAAACCAATAGACTAAGACTATTTCTTGTCTATAAAATGATAGTTAAAGTTATATCCCAGTTTTTATATAAATTTCGATACCATTTATAAAAACTCTTGCGTACACCTCTAAATACCAATCGATAATATTAGACTAATTCTaaaaaatatgtacataaaatacTTAGTTTGATAGTGAGATCATGGGTTCATGTGCCCCTTAATTGGGGCTATAGATCCGCCCCTGAAGGTAGGCTGCCTATATTATATTCTCTTGAAATACGGCCCGGCTCCAAACCCCATCAACTATAAGATGCTTCGTGGACCAGACTACACTATTCTTTACTTTGTTGAAACTATATTTagtttaaaaaatgaataaattgcTTTTTGGATAATATTTATCTATAatagttaaataagatttaaatATCAAATATTGTTATATGTATATAATAGTTAATCgctataaaaatagaaaaaatatttaaataaatgaTGTTATAAAGAAGTTTGactatatttatttttaaagctaaactaTTATATAAGTAAACTAATTTGAATGACCCCATCATCTAATTAACTTCAAATGAAATGAAAATTGTTCATAGTGTCAATACGTTCTACGGAGtaataaaaagaagaaagtatTTTTTAGAAAATTTTGAGGAAACACACAACCGctattctttgagtgctcattgATCAAACTATACAGAAGATGTAATAACGCGCAAACTATACAGAAGATGTAAACCGCACTAAGCTTTTTCGGTGCGACGAGCTCTGACTGAGGATGAGGAATCGATCCCACATCTTTTACGTGGGAAACTACTCATCCAACCAACTCAACCAACCCTAGCGGGCAAAAGAAGATAGTTATTAGCTACTACTGTActgttttctccttcttcttctttctctttttttttcctcgtTGGTGTTGATTACAACTTACAAgttattttctctatttttttttttttttttttgcttttctgtaTTAACTTGATGAAAGGCTTAGTGTAATAAAGTTATTGAAAacctaaaataattaaatataagAAGCATTAATTtaatgaagtttttgttttgccATGATTTAGTACATATCATAAACCATAATAATGTAAATCCAGTTGTCCATCTTCAAAGCGAACAGAAAATGAACCTTCACCAAATTAGAATTCTTTATCACCATAATTTAACTGATTTTTTACATGCTTGATTGATTTAGAGGGGTCAGTTGGCATCCACACTTAATTATAGAAGCTTCAAGGAACAAATAAGATGTAGGGTTAGAATGGCTCGTCACAACCAGAAGCGGACCCAGAAGGGGTGGAGTACATGAGCGAAGTGTTCAACCAGTGTCCCTATTGGATTTTTAATTTTAAGGGTTTGAAGTAAAATATATGATCGCTTTCAATATATATATTAGAATTTTTGGCAAAGTATACGGGGTTCAGTAATCTCTGTTTTACATGTGTAGGTCCGCCTATATATGGTCACGACTCAACTCTAGCTTTTATGTTTTATCTTTTATACGTACATTTATCGTTTATTTTCACTCTTTGAATTTTGGACTAGCGAATTCCTTATCGTGGAAGAAGTAATGAAAGgctgaaaaaaagaaagaaagagaataaTGGCTCGTTTCTGTCAGGGGACATTGTAGTTAAAATAATACAggctagtcagttttcggactggtcattcaaaaatagccagcgtttgtaaagtcattgaaaaataactaCCATTTTGCGGCAACaaggaaagttccagcataatatagtggagatcggtgcacatgtgtatgaacttccagcatattatgctggaactccaacacgcgaaaagttccagtataatatactggagatctccagtatattatgctggaccagtatattatactggagtatacTGGAGTTCcggtatacttatgctggaactccagtac
Proteins encoded:
- the LOC138869684 gene encoding uncharacterized protein — its product is MAIRDIYDGAKTRVRTVGGDSEHFPVEMGLHQGSALSSFLFALVMDALTNHIQGEVPWYMVFADDIVLIDESRAGVNKRLKVWRQILESKDFKLSRTKTEYLECKFSIEPGKVGVDVRLESQVIPSRGSFKYLGSVIHGVWEIDEDVAHHIGVG